A stretch of Rhododendron vialii isolate Sample 1 chromosome 4a, ASM3025357v1 DNA encodes these proteins:
- the LOC131324819 gene encoding AT-rich interactive domain-containing protein 2-like isoform X2, protein MDCDKQEKIDKAYLLEGGGIRRLSVFGKYSDLDMLLWIKGLALDPCSSGASPSSVRSLWNQNIKVRKVMALSVTECPRRKRKLQQFIKDNFAAARRLNLEISDQHSVGNANKRKCLLGSVDTGESFHLSKSQSSQSLVTSEDTFSGKQVPTEFSQLDDRIDRGPSKSNVCPALESEESDNGSILHDPPSFDWDDDSINSSNYSSCEVGKGLYLQERRRSIRLRNFIGDHLQRMAIPVGPGFQANVPEWNGPPNKESFNFQVSDSKTSRWLGTRIWPPKCRTKKINDRAVGKGRPNSCPCVSPGSIDCTKRHIIEERLRLQSDLGAAFLSWKFDEMGEDVSKSWTLKEQERFELLAKTYPLSQGKDFLKHALKYFPLKGKESILSFYFNVFIPRRMSLQTRSP, encoded by the exons ATGGATTGCGACAAACAGGAGAAAATTGATAAAGCTTATTTGCTTGAAGGAGGTGGAATCCGAAGGTTAtctgtttttggaaaatattctGATTTGGACATGCTGTTATGGATAAAAGGACTTGCCTTAGATCCTTGTTCTTCGGGGGCATCACCGAGTTCAGTCCGATCATTGTGGAATCAAAACATTAAAGTGCGAAAAGTTATGGCTTTGAGTGTTACTGAATGTCCTCGG AGAAAGCGGAAACTGCAGCAGTTTATAAAAGACAATTTTGCGGCTGCACGTCGATTGAATTTAGAAATTTCTGATCAGCATAGTGTTGGAAATGCGAATAAAAGAAAATGCTTGCTTGGTTCAGTTGACACAGGTGAAAGTTTTCACCTCTCGAAATCGCAGAGTTCACAGAGTCTGGTGACATCTGAGGATACTTTTTCAGGTAAGCAGGTACCCACAGAATTCTCCCAACTGGATGATAGAATAGACAGGGGTCCATCCAAAAGTAATGTATGTCCTGCACTTGAATCTGAAGAATCGGACAATGGTTCAATCCTCCATGATCCACCCTCATTTGATTGGGATGATGACTCAATTAACAGTTCAAACTACTCAAGTTGTGAGGTGGGAAAAGGATTGTATCTTCAGGAACGTCGACGGTCAATCAGGTTAAGGAACTTCATTGGTGATCATCTCCAAAGAATGGCTATCCCAGTTGGGCCGGGCTTCCAGGCCAATGTTCCAGAGTGGAACGGCCCCCCTAACAAGGagagtttcaactttcaagtttCTGACTCGAAAACTTCAAGGTGGTTGGGCACCAGAATTTGGCCTCCGAAATGCCGAACTAAGAAAATCAATGATAGAGCAGTTGGGAAAGGGAGACCAAACTCCTGCCCATGTGTTTCTCCTGGGTCTATCGATTGCACGAAACGCCACATTATTGAGGAAAGGCTCCGTTTGCAATCTGATCTCGGCGCGGCGTTCTTGAGCTGGAAGTTCGATGAGATGGGAGAAGACGTTTCCAAGTCATGGACATTAAAGGAACAAGAAAGGTTTGAGTTGCTTGCAAAAACGTATCCACTATCCCAGGGAAAGGATTTCTTGAAACATGCTTTGAAGTACTTTCCTTTGAAGGGAAAAGAGAGCATTTTGAGCTTTTACTTCAATGTGTTTATCCCTAGACGTATGAGCCTGCAAACTAGGTCACCCTAG
- the LOC131324819 gene encoding uncharacterized protein LOC131324819 isoform X1 produces MAHHALIFPFSLGYARVKILSSLHCTSEGPCVKIKMDCDKQEKIDKAYLLEGGGIRRLSVFGKYSDLDMLLWIKGLALDPCSSGASPSSVRSLWNQNIKVRKVMALSVTECPRRKRKLQQFIKDNFAAARRLNLEISDQHSVGNANKRKCLLGSVDTGESFHLSKSQSSQSLVTSEDTFSGKQVPTEFSQLDDRIDRGPSKSNVCPALESEESDNGSILHDPPSFDWDDDSINSSNYSSCEVGKGLYLQERRRSIRLRNFIGDHLQRMAIPVGPGFQANVPEWNGPPNKESFNFQVSDSKTSRWLGTRIWPPKCRTKKINDRAVGKGRPNSCPCVSPGSIDCTKRHIIEERLRLQSDLGAAFLSWKFDEMGEDVSKSWTLKEQERFELLAKTYPLSQGKDFLKHALKYFPLKGKESILSFYFNVFIPRRMSLQTRSP; encoded by the exons ATGGCTCATCACGCACTAATTTTTCCTTTCAGCCTTGGATATGCTAGAGTTAAGATACTAAGTTCCCTGCATTGCACAAGTGAAGGCCCCTGTGTCAAAATTAAGATGGATTGCGACAAACAGGAGAAAATTGATAAAGCTTATTTGCTTGAAGGAGGTGGAATCCGAAGGTTAtctgtttttggaaaatattctGATTTGGACATGCTGTTATGGATAAAAGGACTTGCCTTAGATCCTTGTTCTTCGGGGGCATCACCGAGTTCAGTCCGATCATTGTGGAATCAAAACATTAAAGTGCGAAAAGTTATGGCTTTGAGTGTTACTGAATGTCCTCGG AGAAAGCGGAAACTGCAGCAGTTTATAAAAGACAATTTTGCGGCTGCACGTCGATTGAATTTAGAAATTTCTGATCAGCATAGTGTTGGAAATGCGAATAAAAGAAAATGCTTGCTTGGTTCAGTTGACACAGGTGAAAGTTTTCACCTCTCGAAATCGCAGAGTTCACAGAGTCTGGTGACATCTGAGGATACTTTTTCAGGTAAGCAGGTACCCACAGAATTCTCCCAACTGGATGATAGAATAGACAGGGGTCCATCCAAAAGTAATGTATGTCCTGCACTTGAATCTGAAGAATCGGACAATGGTTCAATCCTCCATGATCCACCCTCATTTGATTGGGATGATGACTCAATTAACAGTTCAAACTACTCAAGTTGTGAGGTGGGAAAAGGATTGTATCTTCAGGAACGTCGACGGTCAATCAGGTTAAGGAACTTCATTGGTGATCATCTCCAAAGAATGGCTATCCCAGTTGGGCCGGGCTTCCAGGCCAATGTTCCAGAGTGGAACGGCCCCCCTAACAAGGagagtttcaactttcaagtttCTGACTCGAAAACTTCAAGGTGGTTGGGCACCAGAATTTGGCCTCCGAAATGCCGAACTAAGAAAATCAATGATAGAGCAGTTGGGAAAGGGAGACCAAACTCCTGCCCATGTGTTTCTCCTGGGTCTATCGATTGCACGAAACGCCACATTATTGAGGAAAGGCTCCGTTTGCAATCTGATCTCGGCGCGGCGTTCTTGAGCTGGAAGTTCGATGAGATGGGAGAAGACGTTTCCAAGTCATGGACATTAAAGGAACAAGAAAGGTTTGAGTTGCTTGCAAAAACGTATCCACTATCCCAGGGAAAGGATTTCTTGAAACATGCTTTGAAGTACTTTCCTTTGAAGGGAAAAGAGAGCATTTTGAGCTTTTACTTCAATGTGTTTATCCCTAGACGTATGAGCCTGCAAACTAGGTCACCCTAG